CTCACGATCAGCTACTGGGGGTAGCAAGCACATGACCAAGAAGACGCGGATCCGCGTAGCGCGGATAGCCGCCGGCGCCGTGATCGCCGCCGGTGCTTCGCTGACCGCCGCGGGCGCCGCTTCGGCCGTCGGCATCGATGTCAACGTCGGTGGCCTGAGCGCCAAGGCGGATGTCAACAAGGACGGTCTGGACGTCGGCCTCGGCCTCGACGCCGGTGACACCGAGGGCGCCACCGAGGGCACCGACGGTGGCAACACCGTCGTCGGCACCACGGAGGGCACGTCCGAGGGCGCCAGCGAGGGTGCGTCCGAGGGCGCCTCGGAGGGCGCCAGCGAGGGTGCGTCGGAGGGCACCTCCGAAGGGACCAGCGAGGGTACGTCCGAGGGCACCAGCGAGGGCACCTCGGAGGGCACGTCCGAGGGCACTTCCGAAGGTACGTCGGAGGGCACCAGCGAGGGCACCTCCGTCGGTACGTCCGAGGGCACCTCGGAAGGCACCAGCGAGGGTACGTCCGAGGGCACCAGCGAGGGCACCTCGGAGGGCACCTCCGAAGGTACGTCCGAGGGCACGTCCGAGGGCACCAGCGAAGGCGGTGCCAGCGAAGGCAGCACCTCCGAAGGCGCCACCGAGGGCCAGAGCGGAGGCACCGACGAGGGTCAGATCGGTGGTGGCACCGACGTAACCGCCGGCGCCGAGACCGACAACGCGGGCTCGCAGCCGGTCGAGCAGGGCGAGGCCAAGGAGGAGCTGGCGGAGACCGGCGCCGCCGAGACCACGTTCCTGATCATCGGTGCCGCGACCATGATCGCCGGCGGCATCGGCTTCCGGATGCTCCCGCGTCTGGTCGGCAGCCGCGCCACGGCCGCCTGAACCAGCACGCACTGAGGCATTCCGCACGTACGGAAGGGCCCGGACACTGATCATCCAGTGTCCGGGCCCTTCCGTACGTCTCCTGAGACGGCTCAGGCCGTCTGATGCCCCACCGCCACCAGGGCCACCGCCGCTATCAGCACCACCAGCAGGGTCAGCAGGGCCACCGGGCTCAGACCGCCGAGGGGGCCCGCCTGCTCCAGCCGCTGCCTGTTGGCGCGGCATACATGGCACCGGCCCTCGCTGACGGGTCCCGCGCAGTTGGCGCACACCAGCCGATCAAAGGTCATGCGCTCTCCTCCTCCCGCGCCGCGGAGCCGCGGGCACTCTCACTCCGCTCAACGCTCCGGGAAACACCACCGTTCCCCGTACCACTGTGCCAGCTCCCGCTCATTTCGGCGCGCCCCGTCGGATCACACCCGGTCCGTCCCCGGTGGCGGCCCGTCGGCATCCGTGATAAATCGCCCATGCCCGGACCAACCCCGGCGGCCGACTGCGCGCCCCTCGCCCGGTCGCGTAAGGTCTCGCTCACCTACTCCCGGCCGACCGTGGTGCACCCGTGATCCGATTCGACAACGTCTCCAAGACCTATCCGAAGCAGAACCGACCCGCCCTGCGCGATGTCTCCCTCGAAATCGAGAAGGGGGAATTCGTCTTCCTGGTGGGCTCGTCGGGCTCCGGCAAGTCGACCTTCCTGCGCCTCGTCCTGCGTGAGGAGCGCGCCAGCCACGGCATGGTGCACGTCCTCGGCAAGGACCTCGCGCGGCTGTCGAACTGGAAGGTACCGAGCATGCGCCGTCAACTCGGCACGGTCTTCCAGGACTTCCGCCTCCTGCCGAACAAGACCGTCGCGCAGAATGTCGCTTTCGCCCAGGAAGTCATCGGCAAGTCCCGTGGCGAGACCCGTAAATCCGTCCCCCAGGTCCTCGATCTCGTCGGACTGGGCGGCAAGGAGGACCGGATGCCCGGTGAACTCTCCGGTGGTGAGCAGCAGCGCGTCGCGATCGCGCGGGCCTTCGTCAACCGCCCCATGCTGCTGATCGCGGACGAGCCGACCGGCAACCTCGACCCGCAGACCTCCGTCGGCATCATGAAGCTGCTGGACCGCATCAACCGCACCGGCACGACTGTGGTGATGGCGACACACGACCAGAACATCGTCGACCAGATGCGAAAGCGTGTGATCGAGCTCGAAAAGGGCCGTCTCGTGCGAGACCAGGCGCGAGGCGTCTACGGCTACCAGCACTGAGCACCGCGAAGAGCATCGAAAGCTGAAAGGACGCCATGCGCGCCCAGTTCGTCCTGTCGGAGATCGGCGTCGGTCTCCGCCGAAATCTGACGATGACGTTCGCCGTCATCATTTCCGTAGCCCTCTCGCTCGCGCTGTTCGGCGGCGCACTGCTCATGCGCGAGCAGGTGAGCGTGATGAAGGACTTCTGGTACGACAAGGTCAACGTCTCGATCTTCATGTGCAACAAGGGTGACGCCGAGACCACCGACAAGTGCGAGAAGGGTCCCGTCACCGCCGATCAGCGCAAGACCATCGAGGCCGACCTCAAGAAGATGGAGATCGTCGAGGAGGTCTACCACGAGACCGCCGACGAGGCGTACAAGCACTACCGCGAGCAGTACGGCGAGACGCCCATCGCCGGGATGATCACCCCGGACCAGATGCAGGAGTCGTTCCGGGTCAAGCTGAAGGACCCGGAGAAGTACAAGGTGGTGGCAACCGCCTTCGAGGGCAGGGACGGTGTGCAGTCCGTCGCGGACCAGCGCAACATCCTGGAGAACCTCTTCAATCTGATGCAGGGCATGAATGTCGCCGCGCTCGGAGTGATGGCGCTGATGCTTGTCATTGCCCTGATGCTGATCGTGAACACCGTCCGGGTGTCCGCGTTCAGCAGACGGCGCGAGACCGGCATCATGCGGCTGGTGGGAGCGTCGAGCTTCTACATCCAGATGCCGTTCATCATGGAGGCCGCGTTCGCCGGACTCATCGGCGGCGTCGTCGCCTGCGTCCTGCTCCTGGCCGGGCGTTACTTCCTGATCGACGGCGGCATCGCGCTGGAGGACAAGATGCAGCTCGTCAACTTCATCGGCTGGGACGCCGTACTGGCGGTCCTGCCACTGGTGTTGGTCATCGGTCTGCTCATGCCGGCAGTTGCGGCTTCGGTCGCGTTGCGCAAGTACCTCAAGGTGTGACGATCGCCCCTGGCGTCGTCTCGCCAAGCCGCGCTGCGGCGCCGGGGGTTGTCCTAGACTCGTCGCCATGCCGGGCCACGAAAATCGCCTCAGGCCCCACGGGTTCTACCGCGGGGCGGCCCTGACATTGCTTTTCGCGAGTGTGCTCGCCACCGCCGCGGCCACCGACTCGCTGCCCCGCGCCGACGAGGAAGCCGCCCGCATAAGCACCCGTTCCGTCGCCTCCACGGCCGACGGGGACGAGGTCGCGAGAGCGGCGGCCGAGGCCATGGCCGACGGGAAGTCCGCCACCGAGGCCGCCGAGGATGTCGTCAGCCGCAGCGGTGACCGCTGGGGCGCCGTCTACGACAAGGGTGAGTACGAGGAATTCGAGCGGGCCCTCGACGGCAAGTACACCGGGGTGGGTCTCTCGGCCAAGCGGCTGGCCGACGGCCGGATCGCGGCGAGCAAGGTCCAGCCGGGCGGCCCCGCCGCACGGGCCGGCATCAGGGCCGGTGACATCCTCCGTACGATCGACGGCGAACCGGTGGGCCTTCGCCCCGTGACCGAGGTCGTCGCGATGCTGCGCGGGGACGGTACGGACCGGGACACCGGCCGGTCCCAGGACGCCTCCGCGGGCACCACCGTCGTCCTCGGTCTCTCGCGCGGCGGCCACCGGTGGACCGAGACGCTGCGCCGGGCCAGCCTCAGTACGGACGCCGTCACCTTCGACACCGCCCCCGACGGGGCTCTTGTGATCAAGGTCGCCGCCTTCACCAAGGGCAGCGGCAAGCAGGTCAGGGACGCCGTCCTGGAGGCACCCAGGGGCGCGGGCGTCCTGCTCGACCTGAGGGGGAACGCGGGCGGGCTGGTCACCGAGGCCGTCCAGGCGGCCTCCGCCTTCCTCGACGGCGGCCTCGTCGCCACGTACGACGTCCGGGGCGAGCAGCGCTCCCTGTACGCGGATCCGGGCGGCGACACCGAGCGGCCCGTGGTGGCGCTCGTCGACGGCGGCACGATGAGCGCCGCAGAGCTGGTCACCGGCGCCCTCCAGGACCGTGGCCGGGCGATCACGGTCGGTTCCCCCACCTTCGGCAAGGGCTCCGTACAGATGCCGAGCCGGCTGCCGGACGGTTCGGTGGCCGAGCTCACGGTCGGCCACTACCGGACTCCGTCCGGTCACAAGGTCGACGACAAGGGCATCACACCCGACCTCGTGGTGGCCGAAGAGGCCCAGGAGAGGGCCCGCACAGTATTGAGTGGCCTCGGAGGCGGCTCGTAGTGCGAAAATGAACGCACTATGGCAAAGGAAAAGGACACAGGGCGCAAGCTGGTCGCGCAGAACAAGAAGGCGCGGCACGACTACCTCATTCTCGACACCTACGAGTGCGGTCTCGTGCTGACAGGTACCGAGGTCAAGTCGTTGCGCCAGGGACGCGCCTCCCTGGCGGACGGCTTCGTACAGATCGACGACCATGAGGCGTGGCTGCACAACGTGCACGTGCCCGAGTACACCCAGGGCACCTGGACCAACCACTCGGCGCGGCGGAAGAGGAAGCTGCTGATGCACCGGCTGGAGATCGACAAGCTGGAGCAGAAGTCGAACGAGTCCGGGCACACGATCGTGCCGCTGGCCCTCTACTTCAAGGGCGGCCGGGCCAAGATCGAGATCGCGCTGGCGAAGGGCAAGAAGGAATACGACAAGCGCCAGACGCTGCGTGAGAAGCAGGACCGGCGGGAGACGGAGCGCGCGGTCTCGGCCGTTCGCCGCCGCCAGCGGGCCTGACGCGGCCGGCGGGCCTGATCGCCCCACGGGCGGAATAAGGTGGCAGGGCCAGGCGTTGGTCACGTACGATGGATGGAGTCCCGCAGAGCAGGGACGGCGTTTGAAAAATCAACATGGGGATGATCGGTTTCGACAGCGGATGTCGAGGCAGGGGAAGCGAGTCGAGGAAGCGGCAATGATCTCGTTAACCATATGTCGCAAACAATAATCGCCAATTCCAAGCGCGATTCCTCCACCTTCGCTCTCGCTGCTTAATTAGCAGCTAGCGAAGACTCCGTGGAGTGTCAGCCCGGGGGTGTTCCCGACCCGGATCCTGGCATCAACTAGGGAACTAAACCACCGCGTCCGGTCACGGGGCACAGTGGGAAACTAAACAGTGACTGAGCCCGTCGGAGACTTGTTCGCGTGATCTCCGGGGCCGAGAAAAGCGTAGCGAACTGCACTCGGAGAAGCCCTGGTTCCGCACCGTTGGACGCGGGTTCGATTCCCGCCATCTCCACAGTTCCCATGTGAGGCGAAGGCCCCGCTGCCCTGTCGGCAGCGGGGCCTTCGCCGTGCGCCCGACCGGGCGGAGGGTATTTTTCCCTCAAGACCGGCCGTTCGGCAACGAAGTCGTACAGACACCCAACAACTGCTGAAGTAGGCGCACGGGCGTGGTCGCCGTGCGCTACATTCTGGGCTCGGGTGCAAGTGGTGGGGGGCGCTCGTTCCGGGTTGGGGACCCGGTCGACGCCCGTATCCGGCCGGCTTTCATGCACGCACCCAGTGATCCTGTGTGGGGGATGTGCGTACTGCAGTGAACAATTGGCGAGAAGATGCCCAAAAGGGCCATACGCATGAGCCGATGGATGTCACCGTCGAGCTCGACGGTCTGGGGCGACAGCTCTCCGAGCTGCCCGGCCCGGCCACGGACGCCGACGGCGGCCCCGGCTCAGCGGCACGCTCCGCAGATGGCTCCGAGGGTCCCGTCTTCGTCGATGCCAGCGGCCGGCGGAGCAAGAAACTCCGGCGTCTCGGCTGGGTATTGGCGATAGCCAGCGCCTGTTACGCCGTCGCCCTGGTCGCGTCCCTGATGGGCGGCAACTCCAGCGCTCCCTGGCTCCAGATACCCGGTGTCGGTGACAAGCGCGACTCGGACAAGGTCGAGATACAGCCGCCCCCGAAGGACCGGCCCACCGTGTCGGCCACGCCGGGTGCCGGGGGCCCCGGCCCGAGCCCCACGGAGTCCGCCGCCGGCTCGCGGGAGCCGACCGGTGCGAGCACCGGAGCCACGGAGGGGCCCGACCCGTCCGGCTCGCCCTCCGGTGAGCCCGACCCGGACCCGAAACCCGGTAAGACCGATTCGAAGCCGGACCCGCCGGATCCGAAGCCCGACCCGGACCCCGATCCGGACCCCGGTGAGTCCGAACCGGGGTCGGTCGATCCCGGTACGGACCCCGGTCCCGGCCCCACTCCGACGGACTCCGCGCCCGTCGATCCACCCGTTGATCAGGACGGCCAGCAATCAGCCGCGGAAGGCGCCCGGTAGAAATGAACCCTTCTGGCAGACGGGCCCCGTCCCCCGAGCACGGACAGATCAAGCGGAAGCAGGGGCGCGTCGCCGGACGCAGACTGCCCATGCGCTATCTGCTCCCCTCCCTGCTTCTCGTGGCCCTGCTCGCGATGCTGATGCTCCGCGGCTATGTGCACAGCGAGATCCTGGCGGACCATCGTGTACGCCCGCCGGCCCCGACCAACCAGGTGCCGGACCGGATACTGGGCGGCGGCCCGGTCATAGACGCCCGCGGGGAGACCACGGCCAAGGCGCTCAGGATTCCCGACCGCAAGCTCGTGCTGACCTTCGACGACGGACCCGACCCGGAGTGGACGCCCAAGGTCCTCGACAAGCTGAAGGAGTACGACGCGCACGCCGTCTTCTTCGTCACCGGCACCATGGCCTCGCGCCATCCGGACCTGGTGCGGCGGATGGTCGACGAGGGCCATGAGATCGGTCTGCACACCTTCAACCACCCGGACCTCTCCTACCAGTCGGAGTCCCGTATCGACTGGGAGCTGACCCAGAACCAGATGGTGCTCGCGGGCGCGGCGGGCATCCGCACCTCGCTGTTCCGCCCGCCGTACTCCTCCTTCGCCGACGCGATGGACAACAAGTCCTGGCCGGTCACCGAGTACATCGGCAGCCTCGGCTACATCACCGTGCTCAACAACACCGACAGCGAGGACTGGAAACGTCCCGGCGCCGAGGTGATCATCCGTAACGCCACCCCGAAGAGCCCGCGCGGTGCGATCGTGCTGATGCACGACTCCGGCGGGGACCGCTCGCAGACCGTCGCCGCGCTGGACGACCTCCTGCCCCAGATGCAGGACAAGGGGTACGAGTTCGCCAACCTCACAGAGGCGCTGGGCGCCCCGAGCGCGCACACGCGTGTCTCCGGTGTCGAACTGCTCAAGGGCAAGGCCTTCGTCGGCGCCGTCGCCGTCTCCGAGGCCACCACCAGCGCGCTGGTCGCCGGGCTCGCCGTGATCGGCGTGCTGGTCATCGGGCGGTTCGGGCTGATGCTGGTGCTCTCCTTCGCGCACGCGCGCAAGGTGCGCGGACGCGGCTTCAGTTGGGGCGAGCCGGTCACCGAACCGGTGACGGTGCTCGTGCCCGCGTACAACGAACGCGAGTGCATAGCCAACACGGTCCGCTCCCTGATGGAGAGCGACCATCCCATCGAGGTCATCGTCATCGACGACGGCTCCACGGACGGCACGGCGGACATCGTCGAGGCGATGTGGCTCCCCAACGTCCATGTCGTACGGCAGGCCAACGGCGGCAAGCCCGCGGCCCTCAACAACGGCATCGCGCACGCCAGTTATGACATCGTCGTGATGATGGACGGTGACACCGTCTTCGAGCCGTCCACCGTGCGGGAGCTGGTCCAGCCGTTCGGCGATCCGAGGGTCGGGGCCGTCGCCGGCAACGCCAAGGTCGGCAACCGCGACACCCTCATCGGCGCCTGGCAGCACATCGAATATGTGATGGGCTTCAATCTGGACCGCCGGATGTACGACCTGATGGGCTGCATGCCCACCATCCCCGGCGCCGTCGGCGCCTTCCGCCGCCAGGCACTTGAGCGGGTCGGCGGGATGAGCGAGGACACCCTCGCCGAGGACACCGACATCACCATGGCCATGCACCGCGACGGCTGGCGGGTCGTGTACGCGGAGCGGGCCCGCGCCTGGACTGAAGCCCCGGAGTCCGTACAGCAGTTGTGGTCCCAGCGCTACCGCTGGAGCTACGGCACGATGCAGGCGATCTGGAAGCACCGCCGCGCGGTGATCGAACGAGGTCCCTCCGGGCGCTTCGGCCGCGTCGGACTGCCGCTGGTCTCGCTGTTCATGGTGCTGTTCCCGCTGCTGGCGCCGCTCATCGACGTGTTCCTGCTGTACGGCCTGGTCTTCGGCCCCACCAGGAACACCGTCATCGCGTGGCTGGGTGTACTGGCCGTACAGGCGGTCTGCGCCGCGTACGCCTTCCGGCTCGACCGCGAGCGCATGATCCATCTGATCTCGCTGCCGCTCCAGCAGATCCTCTACCGGCAGCTCATGTACGTGGTCCTGCTCCAGTCCTGGATCACCGCCCTCACCGGGGGCCGGCTCCGCTGGCAGAAGCTGCGGCGCACGGGCGCCGTGGAGGCGCCCGGGTCCACGACCGCCCGGCGGCGCGACGATGTCCGGGGGCCGGTGGCATGAGCGAGGGCTCCGTCGAAGGCGGGCGCCCGTCCGGGCGTGACCGCTATCTCGACCTGCTGCGTACGGTGGCACTCGGCCGGGTGGTGATCTACCACATCTTCGGCTGGGCCTGGCTGACGGTCCTCTTCCCGTCCATGGGCGTGATGTTCGCGCTGGCGGGCTCGCTGATGGCGCGCTCGCTCGGCGGCCGGCCGTCGTGGGCCGTTGTCCGGGGCCGGATGCGCCGGCTGCTGCCGCCGATGTGGGTGTTCGCGCTGCTCGTCGTGCCGCTGATGTTCGTGATGGGCTGGCGGCCGGTCGGCGAGGAGGGTTTCGGAGGCCTCCTCAGGCTGGTCAACTACCTGTTCCCGGTGGGGGCGCCGCCGTTCCCGGCGGAGAGCGGTGACGCCGGCGGGCTGCTCGAACAGGACTGGGCGGACCAGGCGGTGGGTCCGCTCTGGTACATCCGTACGTATCTCTGGTTCGTCCTGGCCTCGCCGCTGCTGCTGTGGGCCTTCCGGCGGGTGCCGTGGGCGACGCTCCTCGCGCCGCTCGCGCTCACGGCGGTCGTCGGCACCGGACTGGTGGAGATCCCCGGCGAGACGGGCGAGGCGCTCACGGACTTCGCGGTCTACGGCGCGTGCTGGATTCTCGGCTTCGCCCACCACGAGGGCCTGTTCACGCGGGTGCCGCGCTACCTCACGGTCTCGCTGGCCTCCTTCGCCATGACCTTCGGGATCTGGTGGGCCTCGGGGCATCTCACCGAGGAGGGCTGGAACCTGGACGAGATCCCGCTGGCCCAGGCGGCCTGGTCGCTGGGCTTCTGCGCGATCCTGCTCCAGTACGCGCCCTCCTGGCGGGAGCTGCCCGGACGATGGGCGCGGTTCGACTCCGTGATCACGCTCGCCAACAACCGTGCCGTGACCGTCTATCTCTGGCACAACGTGCTGATCATGGCGACGTTCCCGCTCATCGACCTGCTCTACGACGCCCCCGTGCTGTCGGCCCACGCCGGCCTGGTGGACACGCTGTATCCGATGCTGCCGCTGGTCCTGATCTGGCCGCTGGTGGCGCTGGCGGTCCTCGCCTTCGGCTGGGTCGAGGACCTCGCGGCGAAGCGGCGGCCGAGGCTCTGGCCGAACGGCCGGGACGACTCGGGCTCCATGGGCTCGCACCGTTCCGCCGGCCCGGCTCCGTCCAGGGCCCCCGCGCCACCCGCGCACACCGGTTCGCCGGACCGTCGCTGATCACAGGCTGGGTATCGCGCTGCCGCGCCGTGCGCGACCGACGTGCTCAGTGGGGGATCTCGTGGATACGGCGTTCGCGCAGGTCGGGCAGGAGCGAGGCCGCGGACTTGAAGTCGTTGTCGTCGTGCAGGACGACAACGTCGCGGTGCGCCGCTGTCGCGCAGATCAGCCAGTCGGTCACCGAGAGAGCCTGGTGGCGACCCCGCTGAGCGAGCCGGTATTGGGCGGCCTCGATCCAGGGCCAGGGATTCTTCGGTACGGAGACGTCGGGGTGCAGCTCGGCGAACATGTCCGTCATGCGGTCGTACTCGTCGACGTGCCGTGCGGACCGCTTGAACTCGACCCGCTGTGGATGGCAGGACCCGACCGCCCCGCCGCTGATCGCCTCGCTCCAGGGAGCGCGCAGCTCCTTGTCGCGAAGGATCCGCCACACGGCGGACGAATCGATCAGATAGCGGATCACCGCCCGCCCCGCTTCTCGGAGGCACGCTGCCGCTCCCACGACTCGTAGTCCCAGTCCTCGGCGAGGGAGGCGTACTCCTCCAGTGCCGCGATGCGACGGTGCCGGGCGGTGAACTCGCGCAGAGCGGTGTTCACCGCCTCCTTCTTGGTCCTTATGCCGGATACGCGCATGGCGTCAGCCAGGGCCTGGTCATCAAGGTCGATCGTCGTCAGGCTCAACGGGACTCCCTCTGTTTATGAACAACAATCTTCATAAACAGGATAGCTAAAGACTCACACCCCCGCTTGCCCCACGGTGAGAGCAAGGTTGCGTGCCGGTCATCTCGGGGCACCGGGGTGAAACGCGGCGTCCCTACGGTCGGGAGTCTTCGAACCGCACCGTCAGTGGAGGCGCGATGACTGGCCCGACGATCACCGATGAGGCACCCGGCGCCGGACGAGGGCGATGGATCGAGCGGTGGGATCCGGAGGACCCCGTCTTCTGGGAGCGGACCGGCCGCAGGACCGCCCGGCGCAATCTGCTCTTCTCCGTGCTCTCGGAGCACATCGGCTTCTCCATCTGGACCCTCTGGTCGGTGATGGTGCTGTTCATGGGGCCCGAGTACGGCGTCGACCCGGCCGGGAAGTTCTTCCTCATCGGCAT
The nucleotide sequence above comes from Streptomyces sp. NBC_01716. Encoded proteins:
- the ftsE gene encoding cell division ATP-binding protein FtsE — encoded protein: MIRFDNVSKTYPKQNRPALRDVSLEIEKGEFVFLVGSSGSGKSTFLRLVLREERASHGMVHVLGKDLARLSNWKVPSMRRQLGTVFQDFRLLPNKTVAQNVAFAQEVIGKSRGETRKSVPQVLDLVGLGGKEDRMPGELSGGEQQRVAIARAFVNRPMLLIADEPTGNLDPQTSVGIMKLLDRINRTGTTVVMATHDQNIVDQMRKRVIELEKGRLVRDQARGVYGYQH
- the ftsX gene encoding permease-like cell division protein FtsX — encoded protein: MRAQFVLSEIGVGLRRNLTMTFAVIISVALSLALFGGALLMREQVSVMKDFWYDKVNVSIFMCNKGDAETTDKCEKGPVTADQRKTIEADLKKMEIVEEVYHETADEAYKHYREQYGETPIAGMITPDQMQESFRVKLKDPEKYKVVATAFEGRDGVQSVADQRNILENLFNLMQGMNVAALGVMALMLVIALMLIVNTVRVSAFSRRRETGIMRLVGASSFYIQMPFIMEAAFAGLIGGVVACVLLLAGRYFLIDGGIALEDKMQLVNFIGWDAVLAVLPLVLVIGLLMPAVAASVALRKYLKV
- a CDS encoding S41 family peptidase, which codes for MPGHENRLRPHGFYRGAALTLLFASVLATAAATDSLPRADEEAARISTRSVASTADGDEVARAAAEAMADGKSATEAAEDVVSRSGDRWGAVYDKGEYEEFERALDGKYTGVGLSAKRLADGRIAASKVQPGGPAARAGIRAGDILRTIDGEPVGLRPVTEVVAMLRGDGTDRDTGRSQDASAGTTVVLGLSRGGHRWTETLRRASLSTDAVTFDTAPDGALVIKVAAFTKGSGKQVRDAVLEAPRGAGVLLDLRGNAGGLVTEAVQAASAFLDGGLVATYDVRGEQRSLYADPGGDTERPVVALVDGGTMSAAELVTGALQDRGRAITVGSPTFGKGSVQMPSRLPDGSVAELTVGHYRTPSGHKVDDKGITPDLVVAEEAQERARTVLSGLGGGS
- the smpB gene encoding SsrA-binding protein SmpB, whose protein sequence is MAKEKDTGRKLVAQNKKARHDYLILDTYECGLVLTGTEVKSLRQGRASLADGFVQIDDHEAWLHNVHVPEYTQGTWTNHSARRKRKLLMHRLEIDKLEQKSNESGHTIVPLALYFKGGRAKIEIALAKGKKEYDKRQTLREKQDRRETERAVSAVRRRQRA
- a CDS encoding glycosyltransferase; translation: MRYLLPSLLLVALLAMLMLRGYVHSEILADHRVRPPAPTNQVPDRILGGGPVIDARGETTAKALRIPDRKLVLTFDDGPDPEWTPKVLDKLKEYDAHAVFFVTGTMASRHPDLVRRMVDEGHEIGLHTFNHPDLSYQSESRIDWELTQNQMVLAGAAGIRTSLFRPPYSSFADAMDNKSWPVTEYIGSLGYITVLNNTDSEDWKRPGAEVIIRNATPKSPRGAIVLMHDSGGDRSQTVAALDDLLPQMQDKGYEFANLTEALGAPSAHTRVSGVELLKGKAFVGAVAVSEATTSALVAGLAVIGVLVIGRFGLMLVLSFAHARKVRGRGFSWGEPVTEPVTVLVPAYNERECIANTVRSLMESDHPIEVIVIDDGSTDGTADIVEAMWLPNVHVVRQANGGKPAALNNGIAHASYDIVVMMDGDTVFEPSTVRELVQPFGDPRVGAVAGNAKVGNRDTLIGAWQHIEYVMGFNLDRRMYDLMGCMPTIPGAVGAFRRQALERVGGMSEDTLAEDTDITMAMHRDGWRVVYAERARAWTEAPESVQQLWSQRYRWSYGTMQAIWKHRRAVIERGPSGRFGRVGLPLVSLFMVLFPLLAPLIDVFLLYGLVFGPTRNTVIAWLGVLAVQAVCAAYAFRLDRERMIHLISLPLQQILYRQLMYVVLLQSWITALTGGRLRWQKLRRTGAVEAPGSTTARRRDDVRGPVA
- a CDS encoding acyltransferase family protein — translated: MSEGSVEGGRPSGRDRYLDLLRTVALGRVVIYHIFGWAWLTVLFPSMGVMFALAGSLMARSLGGRPSWAVVRGRMRRLLPPMWVFALLVVPLMFVMGWRPVGEEGFGGLLRLVNYLFPVGAPPFPAESGDAGGLLEQDWADQAVGPLWYIRTYLWFVLASPLLLWAFRRVPWATLLAPLALTAVVGTGLVEIPGETGEALTDFAVYGACWILGFAHHEGLFTRVPRYLTVSLASFAMTFGIWWASGHLTEEGWNLDEIPLAQAAWSLGFCAILLQYAPSWRELPGRWARFDSVITLANNRAVTVYLWHNVLIMATFPLIDLLYDAPVLSAHAGLVDTLYPMLPLVLIWPLVALAVLAFGWVEDLAAKRRPRLWPNGRDDSGSMGSHRSAGPAPSRAPAPPAHTGSPDRR
- a CDS encoding PIN domain-containing protein, producing MIRYLIDSSAVWRILRDKELRAPWSEAISGGAVGSCHPQRVEFKRSARHVDEYDRMTDMFAELHPDVSVPKNPWPWIEAAQYRLAQRGRHQALSVTDWLICATAAHRDVVVLHDDNDFKSAASLLPDLRERRIHEIPH
- a CDS encoding type II toxin-antitoxin system VapB family antitoxin; protein product: MSLTTIDLDDQALADAMRVSGIRTKKEAVNTALREFTARHRRIAALEEYASLAEDWDYESWERQRASEKRGGR